DNA from Streptomyces sp. Edi4:
GCCGGACGCGTCCTTGGTGACCCCGCCGCCTACCGGCTGCGCTTCGCCTCGCTCGACGGGGCGCCGGTGACCGCGCACAGCGGACTGCGCCTCATGGCGGACGCCTCGCTCAAGGACGCAGGACCCAAAAAAACGGACATCCTGCTCGTCCCGGGCGGTGACGGCGCCCACCACCCCGATCCCGGGCTCCTCGACTGGCTGCGCGCGCACGGGCCAGGGGCGGACCGGCTCGTCTCCGTCTGCTCGGGCTCGCTGCTCCTGGCCGAGGCGGGGCTGCTCGACGGGCACCGGGCCACCACGCACTGGGCGTCCTGCGCCGACATGGCCCGGCGCTATCCGGCGGTACGCGTCGAAGCCGACCCGATCTTCGTGCGGGACGGCCGCGTGGCGACCTCGGCCGGGGTGAGCGCGGGCATCGATCTGGCGCTCGCCCTGGTGGAGGAGGACCACGGCAGGGGCGTCGCCCTCGCCGTCGCCCGCATCCTGGTGGTGTTCCTGCGCCGCCCGGGCAACCAGGCCCAGTTCAGCGCCCAGCTCGCGGCGCAGACGGCGCGGCGTGAACCCCTGCGCGAACTCCAGCAGTGGATCACCGAACACCCCGGCGACGACCTCAGCGTGGAGGCCCTGGCCCGGCGCGCCAGACTCTCGCCGCGCCACTTCGCCCGCGCCTTCCACGCCGAGACCGGCACCACGCCGGGCCGTTACGTCGAGCGGGTCCGCCTCGAACACGCCAGGCGCCTGCTGGAGGAGACCCCGGACGGCGTGCGGGAGGTCTCCCGCGCCGCCGGATACGGCACCCCCGAGGCGATGCGGCGCGCCTTCGTCAAGACGCTCGGCACGGCTCCCGCCGAGTACCGCCGCCGCTTCCGTCCCACCCCCGCGTAGCTCGCGCGAGGACCACGCGCGCGGCGCGCACGCCCGCACCGGCCCGTTCGCGGCCTCGGGGTCCGCCGTGCCCGCGCCCGATCTTTTCTCGATGAAGGACAGCCCATGCTGATCGCCGTCGCCCTCTACCCCGGCTTCACCGCGCTGGACGCGGTGGGCCCCTACGACACCCTCGCCCGCCTCCCCGGCGCCGAGACGGTGTTCGTCGCCGAGCAGGCGGGGCCGGTGCGCAACGACGCCGGGGGCCTGACCCTGATGGCCGAGAAGTCCTTCGAAGAGGTGCCGCGGCCCGACATCGTCGTGGTGCCCGGAGCCCCGCCCGAGGCCGTCGAACCGTATCTGGACGGCGGACCGCTCCTTGACTGGCTGCGCGAAGCCGACATCGCCTCCACCTGGACCACATCGGTGTGCACCGGCTCGCTGCTGCTCGGCGCGGCCGGGCTCCTCAAGGGGCGCCGGGCGACCTCGCACTGGCTCGCCCTCGACCGGCTCGCGGCGTTCGGCGTGAACACGACGGGCGAGCGGGTCGTCGTCGACCGCAAATACGTCACCGCCGCCGGCGTCTCCTCCGGCATCGACATGGGGCTCACCCTGCTCGGCGCGATCGCCGGGGACCGCTACGCCCAGGCCGTGCAGCTGCTCATCGAGTACGACCCGCAGCCGCCCTACGACGCGGGCTCACCCGACAAGGCCCCCGCCGACCTGGTGGAACAGTTCAGGTCGAACGGATTTCCCCGGGACTGAGCGGCCAGAGGAAGCGCGGGGGCCTGCGCTCAAGGAACGCGGCGATCCCCTCCTCGGTGTCGCCGCAGGCACGCTCCTGTGCGGCCCAGTGCTCCTCGCGGCCCGTCCTGCCGTCCGTGAATTCCTTGGCCGCCGCCTGCGTGAGCTGGGAGCGCGCCGCCAGCAGGCGGCTGAACTGCTCCACACGCCTGCCCAGTTCGCCCTCGGGCAGCACCTCGTCCACCAGGCCGGTCCGCAGCGCCCGCCCGCTGTCGATCAACTCGCCTGAGAACAGGAGGTACTTGGCGCTCGCGGGCCCCACGAGCGCGGCCAGGCGCCGGGTGGAGGAGGCCGGGTAGACGATGCCGAGCTTGGCGGGCGTGATGCCGAAGAGGGCGTCCTGGCGCGCGAAACGCAGATCGCAGGCGGCGGCCAGCTGGCTGCCGCCGCCCACGCAGTGACCGCGCACCGCGGCGAGCGTGGGGCGGGGAAAGGCCGCAAGCGCCTCCTCGGCCCGTACCGCGAGCGCTCTCGGGTCCTCGCCCGGCTCACGCAGTGAGGAAATGTCGGCCCCCGCGCAGAAGGTGTCCCCCGCTCCGGTCAGCACCAGCACCCGTACGCCCGGATCGGCCGCCAGGGTGTCGAGCAGGGGCGGCAGCGCGCGCCACATGGCCGAGGTCATCGCGTTGCGTTTGGCGGGGTTGTCGATGACGACGGTGGCGACGCCCTCGCTGAGGCTGTGCCGTAGCTGCGGCTGCATGCGCCGGATGCTATCCGGGCACCCGCTCCTTATGATCGCAAGGGGGGTCGCACGCGGATCGATGAGGAGACGCTGATGGCCAGACCCAGGCGCGACGTCGGAACCGCAGGCACCGGACGCGCAGGCACCGGACGCGACGGCACCGGGCGCGACGGCGTACGCGAAGGCAGGAGACTGAGCCGGAGCTTCGGGCTGTTGGCCCTGCTCGGCGCGATCCTGGTCGTGGCCGGTCTGGTGGGCCTCGGCTACACCGAGTTCGCCACCCTCACCACCATGCTGCTCTTCGGCTGGCTGCTGCTGATCGGCGGCGTCGTGGGCCTGGCGCACGCGATCCAGTCGCGCGGCTCGGGCTTCTTCTGGCTCGCCGTCGTGGTCGCCGCGCTGAACCTGGCCGCGGGCGTCGTCATCATCCGCCGCCCCGAGGGCAGCGCGGAGGCGCTGACGATGTTCGCCGCCCTGCTGTTCCTGACCGGCGGGGTCTTCCGCCTGGCGGGCAGCGTGGTGGTGCGCGGGCCGCAGTTCGGCTGGACGCTGGTGCAGGGCGCCTTCGGGGTGCTCCTGGGTGTGCTGGTGCTCGCGAGCTGGCCGAGCAACAGCCGGTACGTCATCGGCTGCTTCTTCTCGCTGGCCCTGCTGTTCGACGGTCTCGGGCTGATCGCCATCGGCGTGGGCGGGCGCAGAATCGTCACTCTTGTGAGCGACGCGGTGGCCTCGCCGGGCGCCGCCAAGGACACGCCTCCGATGTCTCCGACACCCCCGCAAGCCGTGGCAAAACCGTCAGACGGCGAACAGTACCCGCCGCCGAGGTGACACTTTCTTGCTTCGGCGGTCAAAAAGCGGCGATAGATGGGGACTTCTGGTCAGTCGGGCGGTCCGGACCAGCGCACTTTGGACACTCGTCAGGAGTGGGGGTCCCCCGTCGAGCCGTAAGGGTGGGTGCCAGAACATGGAGATCCGCGGGAGCCTTCCGCCCGAAACCGCCGCTGTTGGCGGCGCGCGGTCCTACGAAGGCGTGTGGCGGTTCACCGCTCCCGCCGTCGACGTCTCGGTCCCAGGGGCCCGGCACGCGGTGCGCGACCTGCTGCGCCGCCAGGACGTGCCGGCCCACGACGACCTCGTACAGGGCCTGCTGCTCATCGTCTCGGAGCTGGTCACCAACGCGGTCAGACACGCGGCGCTGCTCTCGCCGCAGGTCGCCGTCGAGGTGGCGATCGGGGCCGAGTGGATCCGGGTGTCCGTCGAGGACGAGCACCCCTACCGGCCCAAGGCCCTGGAGGCCGACTGCGCGCGGACCGGCGGGCGCGGGCTGCTCCTGGTCCGTGAGATCACCGA
Protein-coding regions in this window:
- a CDS encoding ATP-binding protein — protein: MEIRGSLPPETAAVGGARSYEGVWRFTAPAVDVSVPGARHAVRDLLRRQDVPAHDDLVQGLLLIVSELVTNAVRHAALLSPQVAVEVAIGAEWIRVSVEDEHPYRPKALEADCARTGGRGLLLVREITEEAGGVCDVEQTASGGKIVWAALPLAPLPGITSPRRAP
- a CDS encoding GlxA family transcriptional regulator; translated protein: MTQRSVLVVLFDGVQSLDVTGPAEAFTAAGRVLGDPAAYRLRFASLDGAPVTAHSGLRLMADASLKDAGPKKTDILLVPGGDGAHHPDPGLLDWLRAHGPGADRLVSVCSGSLLLAEAGLLDGHRATTHWASCADMARRYPAVRVEADPIFVRDGRVATSAGVSAGIDLALALVEEDHGRGVALAVARILVVFLRRPGNQAQFSAQLAAQTARREPLRELQQWITEHPGDDLSVEALARRARLSPRHFARAFHAETGTTPGRYVERVRLEHARRLLEETPDGVREVSRAAGYGTPEAMRRAFVKTLGTAPAEYRRRFRPTPA
- a CDS encoding DJ-1/PfpI family protein, producing the protein MLIAVALYPGFTALDAVGPYDTLARLPGAETVFVAEQAGPVRNDAGGLTLMAEKSFEEVPRPDIVVVPGAPPEAVEPYLDGGPLLDWLREADIASTWTTSVCTGSLLLGAAGLLKGRRATSHWLALDRLAAFGVNTTGERVVVDRKYVTAAGVSSGIDMGLTLLGAIAGDRYAQAVQLLIEYDPQPPYDAGSPDKAPADLVEQFRSNGFPRD
- a CDS encoding enoyl-CoA hydratase/isomerase family protein — its product is MQPQLRHSLSEGVATVVIDNPAKRNAMTSAMWRALPPLLDTLAADPGVRVLVLTGAGDTFCAGADISSLREPGEDPRALAVRAEEALAAFPRPTLAAVRGHCVGGGSQLAAACDLRFARQDALFGITPAKLGIVYPASSTRRLAALVGPASAKYLLFSGELIDSGRALRTGLVDEVLPEGELGRRVEQFSRLLAARSQLTQAAAKEFTDGRTGREEHWAAQERACGDTEEGIAAFLERRPPRFLWPLSPGEIRST
- a CDS encoding HdeD family acid-resistance protein, which encodes MARPRRDVGTAGTGRAGTGRDGTGRDGVREGRRLSRSFGLLALLGAILVVAGLVGLGYTEFATLTTMLLFGWLLLIGGVVGLAHAIQSRGSGFFWLAVVVAALNLAAGVVIIRRPEGSAEALTMFAALLFLTGGVFRLAGSVVVRGPQFGWTLVQGAFGVLLGVLVLASWPSNSRYVIGCFFSLALLFDGLGLIAIGVGGRRIVTLVSDAVASPGAAKDTPPMSPTPPQAVAKPSDGEQYPPPR